One window from the genome of Thermaerobacter marianensis DSM 12885 encodes:
- the hutH gene encoding histidine ammonia-lyase has translation MTGHPVPGAGRPVAGGTALPGGGNAPSALGGGSVPPAAGGDPAPPAAGTGSWPPLVIDGRSLTLAAVAQVARYGRPVRLDPAARRRMEASRRRVEAAVARGEILYGITTGFGKLADVAIPPAEARRLQENLLRSHAAGVGEPLPVPVVRAMMLLRANALARGFSGIRPEVVERLLDLLNHGIHPVVPSRGSLGASGDLAPLAHLALVLIGRGRAEVDGRVLPGDQALARRGLEPLTLEAKEGLALINGTQAMTALGCLAVEEGLYLAAMADVAGALTLQALRGIPAAFDPRIHALRPHPGQQAAAAHLRALLEGSRLVAEPGPGRVQDAYSLRCMPQVHGAVRDALAHAARVLEIEANSVTDNPLVFPEAGVPLDPGDPGPAVPGAEAVAGPAAVPGSEAAAGPAAVRGFSGFSAAAGPGAPPGGAAGAGAADVLSGGNFHGEPVALVLDYATMALAELANIAERRIERLVNPQLSGLPAFLTRQGGLHSGLMLAQYTAAALVAENKTLAAPASVDSIPSSANQEDHVSMGMTAALKLWRVVEHTRYVLAIELLCAAQALDLVGPEGLSPATAVAYRAVRAAVPPLAGDRELAPDIGALAEGLARRELPLPLPGAAGLPPGVPAAGAPGGHGPGAGPGDPDRHAHRSHDAHQDHDTGGGRNGFGGSAGFETNAGIDATDGEEVDPR, from the coding sequence GTGACGGGCCATCCCGTCCCGGGCGCGGGGCGTCCCGTCGCGGGCGGCACCGCCTTGCCGGGCGGCGGGAACGCCCCGTCCGCCCTGGGTGGCGGCTCCGTCCCCCCTGCCGCCGGTGGCGATCCCGCACCGCCCGCCGCCGGCACCGGTTCCTGGCCGCCGCTGGTGATTGACGGCCGGAGCCTGACCCTGGCCGCCGTCGCCCAGGTGGCGCGGTACGGCCGGCCCGTGCGCCTGGACCCTGCTGCCCGGCGCCGCATGGAGGCCAGCCGCCGCCGGGTGGAGGCGGCCGTCGCCCGCGGGGAGATCCTCTACGGCATCACCACCGGCTTCGGGAAGCTGGCCGACGTGGCCATTCCCCCGGCGGAGGCCCGCCGCCTGCAGGAAAACCTCCTGCGCAGCCATGCGGCGGGGGTCGGCGAGCCGCTGCCGGTGCCCGTGGTGCGGGCCATGATGCTGCTGCGGGCGAACGCCCTGGCCCGCGGCTTCTCCGGCATCCGGCCCGAGGTGGTGGAGCGCCTGCTGGATCTGCTGAACCACGGCATCCACCCCGTGGTGCCGTCCCGGGGGTCTTTGGGTGCCAGCGGCGACCTGGCGCCCCTGGCCCACCTGGCCCTGGTGCTCATCGGCCGGGGCCGGGCGGAGGTGGACGGCCGGGTTCTTCCCGGGGACCAGGCCCTGGCGCGGCGGGGCCTGGAGCCCCTGACCCTGGAGGCCAAGGAGGGCCTGGCCCTGATCAACGGCACCCAGGCCATGACGGCCCTGGGTTGCCTCGCCGTGGAGGAGGGCCTGTACCTGGCGGCCATGGCCGACGTGGCCGGGGCCCTGACCCTGCAAGCCCTGCGGGGCATCCCCGCCGCCTTCGACCCCCGCATCCACGCCCTGCGGCCCCACCCCGGGCAGCAGGCAGCCGCCGCCCACCTGCGGGCGCTGCTGGAAGGCAGCCGGCTGGTGGCGGAACCGGGGCCCGGGCGGGTGCAGGACGCCTACAGCCTGCGGTGCATGCCCCAGGTCCACGGGGCCGTGCGGGACGCGCTGGCCCACGCCGCGCGGGTGCTGGAGATCGAGGCCAACAGCGTGACCGACAACCCGCTGGTCTTCCCCGAGGCCGGCGTTCCCCTGGATCCCGGCGACCCCGGCCCCGCCGTTCCCGGCGCCGAAGCCGTCGCCGGCCCTGCTGCCGTCCCCGGCTCCGAAGCCGCTGCCGGACCTGCTGCCGTCCGCGGCTTCTCCGGCTTCAGCGCCGCCGCCGGACCGGGCGCACCGCCGGGTGGCGCCGCCGGTGCCGGCGCGGCGGACGTCCTCTCCGGCGGCAACTTCCACGGCGAGCCCGTGGCCCTGGTGCTGGACTACGCCACCATGGCCCTGGCCGAGCTGGCGAACATCGCCGAGCGGCGCATCGAACGGCTGGTCAACCCCCAGCTCAGCGGGCTGCCGGCCTTCCTGACGCGGCAAGGCGGGCTTCACTCCGGCCTGATGCTGGCCCAGTACACGGCGGCGGCCCTGGTGGCGGAGAACAAGACCCTGGCCGCGCCCGCCAGCGTCGATTCCATCCCGTCCTCGGCCAACCAGGAAGACCACGTCTCCATGGGGATGACCGCGGCCCTCAAGCTCTGGCGGGTGGTGGAGCACACCCGCTACGTGCTGGCCATCGAGCTTTTGTGCGCCGCCCAGGCCCTGGACCTGGTGGGGCCTGAAGGGCTCTCGCCGGCCACGGCGGTCGCCTACCGGGCGGTACGGGCCGCGGTTCCACCCCTGGCGGGCGATCGCGAGCTGGCGCCGGACATCGGGGCATTGGCGGAAGGGCTGGCCCGGCGGGAGCTGCCCCTGCCCCTGCCCGGCGCCGCCGGCCTGCCTCCGGGCGTGCCCGCCGCTGGCGCACCCGGCGGCCACGGGCCGGGTGCCGGGCCCGGCGACCCGGACCGCCATGCCCACCGGAGCCACGACGCCCACCAGGACCATGACACCGGCGGTGGGCGGAACGGCTTCGGCGGCTCCGCCGGCTTTGAGACCAACGCCGGCATCGACGCCACCGATGGCGAGGAGGTCGACCCCCGGTGA
- the folP gene encoding dihydropteroate synthase, with amino-acid sequence MSPTWQVIPGGLAWGERRFVWGTRTYVMGILNVTPDSFSDGGRYLDPAAAEEHALAMAEAGADIIDVGAESTRPGAAPVPAEEELRRLLPVIRRLVPRLDVPISVDTYKAEVARAALEEGAAMINDVGGLHRDPAMAEVAAAHRVPVVAMHARPHGDTAYADFWGEIVSFLRAAMDRATAAGLPPGMVIVDPGFGFGKTPEQNLDLVRQLPRLRGLGAPVLLGTSRKSTIGRVLDLPVDQRLEGTAATVALAIARGVDVVRVHDVAPMVRLVRMADAIARHPHWTEGDEPARRPGAAARPAAGTEGAVPAGPGPLPAPASRSVIQLRALRFEARHGVLPEEHVKPQPFLVDVDLGLDVTAAAKTDDLALTVDYGEVHRRVARIVQGPHRQLIETLAHQVASDLLDAFPVDWVRVRVAKPEAPLPGPSAGAAVEVWRNRDGARPAG; translated from the coding sequence GTGAGCCCAACCTGGCAGGTGATCCCCGGCGGCCTGGCGTGGGGCGAGCGCCGGTTCGTCTGGGGGACCCGGACCTACGTCATGGGGATCCTCAACGTGACCCCCGACTCCTTCTCCGACGGCGGGCGCTACCTGGACCCGGCGGCCGCGGAAGAACACGCCCTTGCCATGGCCGAGGCGGGCGCCGACATCATCGACGTGGGCGCCGAGTCCACGCGGCCGGGCGCGGCGCCGGTGCCCGCCGAGGAAGAGCTGCGACGGCTGCTGCCGGTGATCCGACGGCTGGTCCCCCGTCTGGACGTCCCCATCTCCGTCGACACCTACAAGGCGGAGGTGGCCCGCGCCGCTCTGGAGGAGGGGGCCGCCATGATCAACGACGTGGGCGGGCTGCACCGCGACCCCGCCATGGCGGAGGTGGCCGCCGCCCACCGGGTGCCGGTGGTGGCGATGCACGCCCGGCCCCACGGCGACACGGCCTACGCCGACTTCTGGGGTGAGATCGTCTCCTTCCTGCGGGCCGCCATGGACCGGGCCACCGCCGCCGGCTTGCCGCCGGGCATGGTGATCGTCGACCCGGGCTTCGGCTTCGGCAAGACCCCGGAGCAGAACCTGGACCTGGTCCGCCAGCTCCCGCGCCTCCGCGGGCTGGGGGCGCCGGTGCTGCTGGGCACGTCGCGCAAGAGCACCATCGGCCGCGTGCTGGACCTGCCGGTGGACCAGCGCCTGGAGGGTACGGCCGCGACCGTGGCCCTGGCCATCGCCCGCGGCGTCGACGTGGTGCGGGTGCACGACGTGGCGCCCATGGTCCGCCTGGTGCGGATGGCGGACGCCATCGCCCGCCACCCCCACTGGACCGAGGGGGACGAACCGGCCCGGCGGCCCGGCGCCGCGGCACGACCCGCTGCCGGCACCGAGGGGGCGGTGCCGGCCGGACCCGGCCCGTTGCCGGCACCGGCCTCGCGCAGCGTGATCCAGCTCCGGGCCCTGCGCTTTGAGGCGCGCCACGGCGTGCTGCCGGAGGAGCACGTCAAGCCCCAGCCCTTCCTGGTCGACGTCGACCTGGGGCTGGACGTGACGGCGGCCGCTAAGACCGACGACCTCGCCCTGACCGTCGACTACGGCGAGGTGCACCGGCGCGTGGCCCGGATCGTCCAGGGGCCTCACCGGCAGCTGATCGAGACCCTGGCCCACCAGGTGGCGTCGGACCTGCTGGACGCCTTCCCCGTGGACTGGGTCCGCGTGCGGGTGGCCAAGCCCGAGGCGCCCCTGCCGGGACCGTCGGCGGGCGCGGCGGTGGAGGTGTGGCGCAACCGTGACGGCGCACGACCCGCGGGCTGA
- the folK gene encoding 2-amino-4-hydroxy-6-hydroxymethyldihydropteridine diphosphokinase, translating to MTAHDPRAEPAGPSPSYAQPPVRAFLGLGANLGDPRAQLRWSVAALDREPGIRVAGVASLYGSRPVGVTDQPDFLNTVVAVETVLSADELLDRLLELERRAGRVRLRRWGPRTLDLDLLWYGGAVIRRPPRLVVPHPRAAERAFVLVPWAELAPETVIPGHGPVADLLQTVDPSGVWLEEPAPQWWQQQEPPAPGGE from the coding sequence GTGACGGCGCACGACCCGCGGGCTGAGCCGGCCGGCCCTTCGCCTTCTTACGCCCAACCGCCCGTCCGTGCCTTCCTCGGACTCGGCGCCAACCTGGGCGACCCCCGCGCCCAGCTGCGCTGGAGCGTGGCCGCCCTGGACCGGGAACCGGGCATCCGGGTCGCGGGCGTGGCCTCCCTCTACGGCTCCCGGCCGGTAGGCGTCACCGACCAGCCTGACTTCCTCAACACCGTGGTGGCGGTCGAGACGGTCCTCAGTGCCGACGAGCTGCTGGACCGGCTGCTCGAGTTGGAGCGCCGGGCCGGCCGGGTGCGCCTCCGCCGGTGGGGCCCCCGGACCCTGGATCTCGACCTCCTCTGGTACGGCGGGGCGGTGATCCGACGGCCGCCGCGGCTGGTGGTCCCCCATCCCCGGGCGGCCGAGCGGGCCTTCGTCCTGGTGCCGTGGGCGGAACTGGCCCCCGAGACCGTGATCCCGGGCCACGGTCCCGTGGCCGATCTCCTTCAGACCGTCGACCCCTCGGGCGTCTGGCTGGAAGAACCGGCCCCCCAATGGTGGCAGCAACAGGAACCGCCGGCCCCCGGCGGCGAATAG
- a CDS encoding P1 family peptidase produces the protein MTPTDPRSRPGAGEGKPGGGPWQGAATPPAGSLTQVDGLLVGHATDREGLTGCTVVLCPEGATCAVDVRGGAPGTRETDLLGAGRLVQQVHAVCLAGGSAFGLAAAHGVMTWLEERGYGFDTGVARVPIVPAAILFDLAVGDPRARPDAAMGYAACQAASREPVVEGSVGAGTGAVIGTILGPAGARKGGVGSAARFLPNGWTVAALVVLNCYGGVRDPETGRWLVGPPPALSATAWPGAQEGQRGAGPAEAGPAGGPSGAGRDAGTGTSGAGGPHGGGPGSGEARPGYAGRHTTLAVVATDAPLPRDDLYRIAQVAQTGLARVIDPVHTWVDGDVVFALATGRRPGTPTMDDRMAIAATAAHVTATAALRAALCAESLGGIPAVAGGDASR, from the coding sequence ATGACGCCAACGGACCCGCGATCCAGGCCGGGGGCGGGCGAGGGGAAGCCGGGCGGCGGCCCGTGGCAGGGGGCTGCGACCCCGCCGGCCGGCTCCCTGACCCAGGTGGACGGGCTGCTGGTAGGACACGCCACGGACCGGGAGGGCCTCACCGGGTGTACGGTGGTGCTCTGCCCCGAGGGAGCCACGTGTGCCGTCGACGTGCGGGGCGGCGCCCCCGGCACCCGGGAAACCGACCTGCTCGGCGCAGGCCGGCTGGTCCAGCAGGTGCACGCCGTCTGCCTGGCGGGCGGCAGCGCCTTCGGCCTGGCGGCCGCCCACGGGGTCATGACCTGGCTGGAGGAACGCGGCTACGGCTTTGACACGGGGGTCGCCCGGGTGCCCATCGTGCCCGCCGCCATCCTCTTCGACCTGGCGGTGGGCGACCCCCGCGCCCGCCCTGATGCGGCCATGGGATACGCCGCTTGCCAGGCCGCCAGCCGCGAGCCCGTGGTGGAAGGCAGCGTGGGGGCGGGAACCGGGGCCGTCATCGGCACCATCCTGGGCCCGGCCGGGGCCCGCAAGGGCGGCGTGGGCTCGGCGGCCCGGTTCCTCCCGAATGGTTGGACGGTGGCGGCGCTGGTCGTGCTAAATTGTTACGGAGGCGTGCGGGACCCGGAGACGGGTCGCTGGCTGGTGGGGCCGCCGCCCGCCCTCTCTGCGACGGCCTGGCCCGGTGCCCAGGAAGGGCAGCGGGGGGCCGGCCCGGCGGAGGCCGGCCCCGCCGGCGGGCCGTCGGGAGCAGGCCGGGACGCCGGCACAGGGACCTCCGGCGCTGGTGGTCCCCACGGAGGGGGACCCGGGTCCGGCGAAGCGCGACCGGGGTACGCGGGCCGGCACACCACCCTGGCGGTGGTGGCCACCGACGCACCCCTGCCGCGGGACGACCTCTACCGCATCGCCCAGGTCGCCCAGACGGGCCTGGCGCGGGTCATCGACCCCGTCCACACATGGGTGGACGGCGACGTGGTCTTCGCCCTGGCCACCGGCCGCCGGCCCGGCACGCCCACCATGGACGACCGCATGGCCATCGCGGCCACGGCCGCCCACGTGACGGCCACGGCCGCCCTCCGCGCCGCCCTCTGCGCCGAATCCCTGGGCGGCATCCCCGCCGTCGCCGGCGGGGACGCAAGTCGCTGA
- a CDS encoding type III pantothenate kinase, which produces MLLAIDIGNTHTKMSLYDGSRHVAGWRLSTNGERTADEFAVTLAALMQRRGLDPGQITAVAICSVVPPALVPVVAMVRRDLGLEPLILGPDTDTGMPVAYENPRELGADRIANAVAARAEYGAPVIVVDLGTATKWEVVSPEGVYLGGAIAPGVAISLDALVRRAARLSRIELARPRQAIGRSTVEALRAGVLYGFAGQIDAVVERIEAELGQPAPVVATGGLAALIAPESRRIQHVDPHLTLKGLWWIHQRLARAQDASGGQRRSPVRPSPGAEVPG; this is translated from the coding sequence GTGCTGCTGGCCATCGACATCGGCAACACCCACACGAAGATGAGCCTGTACGACGGCAGCCGCCACGTGGCGGGCTGGCGCCTGTCCACCAACGGCGAGCGGACCGCCGACGAGTTCGCCGTCACCCTGGCCGCGCTCATGCAGCGCCGCGGGCTGGACCCGGGGCAGATCACCGCCGTAGCCATCTGCTCGGTGGTGCCGCCCGCCCTGGTGCCCGTGGTCGCCATGGTGCGGCGGGATCTGGGGCTGGAGCCCCTGATCCTCGGTCCCGACACCGACACCGGCATGCCGGTGGCCTACGAGAACCCCCGGGAACTGGGTGCCGACCGCATCGCCAATGCGGTGGCCGCCCGGGCGGAGTACGGCGCGCCCGTGATCGTGGTCGACCTGGGCACCGCCACCAAGTGGGAGGTGGTGTCCCCGGAGGGGGTCTACCTGGGAGGCGCCATCGCCCCGGGGGTCGCCATCTCCCTGGATGCCCTGGTCCGGCGGGCGGCGCGCCTTTCGCGCATCGAGCTGGCGCGCCCGCGGCAGGCCATCGGCCGCAGCACGGTGGAGGCCCTGCGGGCGGGGGTGTTGTACGGGTTCGCCGGCCAGATCGACGCCGTGGTCGAGCGCATCGAGGCGGAACTGGGGCAACCTGCGCCCGTGGTGGCCACGGGCGGGCTGGCGGCCCTGATCGCCCCCGAGTCGCGCCGGATCCAGCACGTCGACCCCCACCTGACCCTCAAGGGGCTGTGGTGGATCCACCAGCGGCTGGCGCGGGCCCAGGATGCGTCCGGCGGCCAGCGCCGGTCGCCGGTCCGGCCTTCGCCCGGGGCCGAAGTCCCGGGCTAG
- a CDS encoding bifunctional nuclease family protein, giving the protein MKVLSVGMVQGSDGNVVVLKEADGDRLLVIAVGLAEASAIALQLQGLQPPRPLTHDLLVNLVRRMQGEIVRVVVHDLRDETFIGQIDIQTEHGIMEIDARPSDAIAIALRADAPIYVAEPVLEMAAVRSDILSGDSSEE; this is encoded by the coding sequence ATGAAGGTCCTCAGCGTGGGGATGGTCCAGGGTTCCGACGGCAACGTGGTCGTGCTCAAGGAGGCCGACGGGGACCGCCTGCTGGTCATCGCCGTAGGTCTCGCCGAGGCCAGCGCCATCGCGTTGCAGCTCCAGGGCTTGCAGCCCCCCCGGCCTTTGACCCACGACTTGCTGGTCAACCTGGTCCGGCGCATGCAGGGGGAGATCGTCCGGGTGGTCGTGCACGACCTGCGGGACGAGACCTTCATCGGCCAGATCGACATTCAAACCGAACACGGCATCATGGAGATCGACGCCCGCCCCAGCGACGCCATCGCCATCGCCCTGCGCGCCGACGCGCCGATCTACGTGGCGGAGCCGGTGCTGGAGATGGCGGCCGTCCGCAGCGACATCCTCTCCGGCGACTCGTCCGAAGAGTAA
- the greA gene encoding transcription elongation factor GreA yields the protein MDKELLLSAEGLRKLEEELQYLKSVKRREVAQRIKQAREFGDISENSEYEEAKNEQAFVEGRIIELEKMLRNARIVNDEEIDPTKVNIGSTVHLKDVDTGEEVQYTIVGSNEADPAALRISYQSPVGKALFGRSVGEVVEVKVPAGTLRYEIVRIERAG from the coding sequence ATGGATAAGGAGCTGCTGCTTTCGGCGGAAGGCCTGCGCAAGCTGGAGGAAGAGCTCCAGTACCTCAAGTCGGTCAAGCGCCGTGAGGTGGCGCAGCGGATCAAGCAGGCCCGCGAGTTCGGGGACATTTCCGAGAACTCGGAATACGAGGAAGCCAAGAACGAGCAGGCCTTCGTGGAAGGGCGCATCATCGAGCTGGAGAAGATGCTGCGCAACGCGCGCATCGTCAACGATGAGGAGATCGACCCGACCAAGGTGAACATCGGTTCCACCGTCCACCTCAAGGACGTGGACACCGGTGAGGAAGTCCAGTACACCATCGTCGGTTCCAACGAGGCGGACCCGGCCGCCCTGCGGATCTCCTACCAGTCGCCGGTGGGCAAGGCGCTGTTTGGGCGTTCCGTCGGCGAGGTGGTGGAGGTCAAGGTGCCGGCCGGTACCTTGCGCTACGAGATCGTCCGCATCGAGCGGGCCGGCTGA
- the lysS gene encoding lysine--tRNA ligase — protein MGEDGVMGRDDGAPGAGGAGTAFPQDAPDACDNGPRPVSGTGPEGDTGGVTRGDSAEDEAVPEAAEGARLQEVLKARRAKLDFWRRRGVDPFGRRYDTTHHARDVVEQFGQLEGQVVRVAGRVMGLRRHGRAAFADLQDVSGRLQLLARVGPLPEDEYRAFLELDRGDWIGAEGTVIRTRRGEISVEVTGFVLLGKSLYPLPEKWHGLRDVDLRYRQRYVDLVVNPQVLETFKIRSKVIREIRAFLDRRGFYEVETPVLHLIYGGAAARPFITHHNALDLDLYLRIALELHLKRLIVGGMERVYEIGRVFRNEGISTRHNPEFTMLELYQAFSDYEGMMELTEQLVSHVAQAVHGTPVVRYQGQEIDFTPPWRRLSFAQALEEMAGVRLDDVLTEDGARRVAQERALELTKDPTPAAVLDELVDVYVQPRLVQPTFLYDYPVVLSPLARRIPDRPHLTYRFEALVAGMEIANAFSELNDPDDQRQRFEEQLAARARGDEEAHQMDEDYIHALEIGLPATGGLGIGIDRLVMLMTDSPSIRDVILFPLMRPRD, from the coding sequence GTGGGCGAGGACGGTGTGATGGGTCGTGACGACGGAGCGCCAGGCGCCGGTGGTGCCGGCACGGCGTTCCCGCAGGATGCACCGGATGCGTGTGACAACGGGCCACGTCCGGTGTCGGGTACCGGCCCCGAAGGTGACACCGGGGGCGTCACCCGAGGCGACTCCGCTGAAGACGAGGCCGTCCCGGAGGCCGCCGAGGGAGCACGCCTGCAAGAGGTCCTGAAGGCCCGCCGCGCCAAGCTGGACTTCTGGCGGCGGCGGGGCGTCGACCCCTTCGGGCGGCGGTACGACACGACCCACCACGCCCGGGACGTGGTGGAGCAGTTCGGGCAGTTGGAGGGCCAGGTGGTCCGGGTGGCCGGTCGCGTCATGGGCCTGCGCCGCCACGGGCGCGCCGCCTTCGCCGACCTGCAGGACGTCAGCGGGCGCCTGCAGCTTCTGGCCCGGGTCGGTCCCCTGCCCGAGGACGAGTATCGCGCCTTCCTCGAGCTGGACCGCGGCGACTGGATCGGCGCCGAAGGTACGGTGATCCGGACGCGGCGGGGCGAGATCAGCGTCGAGGTGACCGGGTTCGTCCTGCTGGGCAAGTCCCTCTACCCCTTGCCGGAGAAATGGCACGGCCTGCGGGACGTGGACCTGCGGTACCGGCAGCGCTACGTGGACCTGGTCGTCAACCCCCAGGTTCTGGAGACCTTCAAGATCCGGTCGAAGGTGATCCGCGAGATCCGTGCCTTCCTGGACCGCCGCGGGTTTTACGAAGTGGAAACGCCCGTCCTGCACCTGATCTACGGCGGTGCCGCCGCACGCCCGTTCATCACCCATCACAATGCCCTGGATCTCGATCTCTACCTGCGTATCGCCCTGGAACTGCATCTCAAGCGGCTCATCGTCGGCGGGATGGAGCGGGTGTACGAGATCGGCCGGGTCTTCCGCAACGAGGGCATCTCCACGCGCCACAACCCCGAATTCACCATGCTGGAGCTCTACCAGGCCTTCAGCGACTACGAGGGCATGATGGAGCTCACCGAGCAGCTGGTCAGCCACGTGGCGCAGGCCGTGCACGGCACGCCGGTGGTCCGTTACCAGGGCCAGGAGATCGACTTCACGCCGCCTTGGCGCCGGCTCTCCTTCGCCCAGGCCCTCGAGGAGATGGCCGGCGTGCGCCTGGACGATGTGCTGACCGAGGACGGCGCGCGTCGCGTGGCGCAGGAGCGCGCCCTCGAGCTCACCAAGGATCCGACGCCGGCGGCGGTGCTGGACGAGCTGGTCGATGTGTACGTTCAGCCGCGGCTGGTCCAGCCGACCTTCCTCTACGACTACCCGGTGGTGCTCTCGCCCCTGGCGCGGCGCATCCCCGACCGGCCGCACCTGACCTACCGGTTCGAAGCCCTGGTGGCGGGGATGGAGATCGCCAACGCCTTCAGTGAGCTCAACGACCCCGACGACCAGCGGCAGCGCTTCGAAGAGCAGCTGGCGGCGCGTGCCCGCGGCGACGAAGAGGCCCATCAGATGGACGAGGACTACATCCACGCGCTGGAGATCGGGCTTCCCGCCACGGGCGGCCTGGGCATCGGCATCGACCGGCTGGTGATGCTGATGACCGACAGCCCCTCGATCCGGGACGTGATCCTCTTCCCGCTGATGCGGCCGCGCGACTGA